The Engystomops pustulosus chromosome 1, aEngPut4.maternal, whole genome shotgun sequence genome has a window encoding:
- the BORCS8 gene encoding BLOC-1-related complex subunit 8 isoform X1 has protein sequence MEEQEMQIKVKKVTDKFTESMYVLANEPSVALYRLQEHVRRSLPELAQHKADMQNWEEQSQGSIYTVEYACSAVKSMTFSSVHFKSIDGLLKQAINLKHQLNTVQSRR, from the exons atggaggagcaggagatgcaGATAAAGGTGAAGAAAG TAACAGACAAGTTCACAGAGAGCATGTATGTCCTTGCCAATGAGCCTTCTGTGGCTTTATATAGGCTTCAAGAACATGTCCGTAGGTCTCTTCCAGAACTAGCTCAGCACAAG GCAGATATGCAAAACTGGGAAGAACAAAGTCAAGGATCTATATATACTGTGGAGTATGCATGTAG TGCTGTTAAGAGTATGACGTTCAGCAGTGTGCACTTCAAGAGCATTGACGGCCTCCTTAAGCAAGCTATTAACCTAAAGCATCAGCTGAATACGGTCCAAAGCCGGAGGTAG
- the BORCS8 gene encoding BLOC-1-related complex subunit 8 isoform X2 — MYVLANEPSVALYRLQEHVRRSLPELAQHKADMQNWEEQSQGSIYTVEYACSAVKSMTFSSVHFKSIDGLLKQAINLKHQLNTVQSRR, encoded by the exons ATGTATGTCCTTGCCAATGAGCCTTCTGTGGCTTTATATAGGCTTCAAGAACATGTCCGTAGGTCTCTTCCAGAACTAGCTCAGCACAAG GCAGATATGCAAAACTGGGAAGAACAAAGTCAAGGATCTATATATACTGTGGAGTATGCATGTAG TGCTGTTAAGAGTATGACGTTCAGCAGTGTGCACTTCAAGAGCATTGACGGCCTCCTTAAGCAAGCTATTAACCTAAAGCATCAGCTGAATACGGTCCAAAGCCGGAGGTAG